A single genomic interval of Amycolatopsis albispora harbors:
- the ssd gene encoding septum site-determining protein Ssd, translating to MTGNRALVVAADAVVLDEVLRLAAVANCETECVPDLFAARARWKEAPLVLVDEAAVTEDDPVELPRRKGVLVVCKGPPEPGTWQRAFAVGAQQVHSLPDDETAVLKAFAEIVDGPARPGGRVLAVLGGRGGAGASVFAAGVATVAARAGEHPLLIDCDPLGGGLDLLLGAENHGQSRWSDLRVDSGRVLLSALDEALPRRECGAGWFSWLSADGSRPSGDAIAGVVESARRAGRLVVCDLPRHLGDGSAEAAARADLAVVVVPLEHRACSAAKHVVALLRSAGADTRIVAQGPAHTGPTATEAATRIGAPLLAEYRRESRLTRSLARGTYPPPRRRSPLHSAAVAALTALPRQEPTP from the coding sequence GTGACCGGAAACCGCGCCCTCGTAGTCGCGGCCGACGCGGTCGTACTCGACGAAGTCCTGCGCCTCGCCGCGGTCGCGAATTGTGAAACGGAATGCGTACCGGATCTTTTCGCCGCGCGGGCGCGCTGGAAAGAAGCGCCGCTGGTGCTGGTGGACGAAGCCGCCGTCACCGAGGACGACCCGGTCGAGCTGCCGCGGCGCAAGGGTGTGCTGGTGGTGTGCAAGGGGCCGCCGGAGCCGGGGACCTGGCAGCGCGCGTTCGCCGTCGGCGCGCAACAGGTGCATTCCCTGCCCGATGACGAAACCGCGGTGCTGAAGGCATTCGCCGAAATCGTGGACGGTCCGGCCCGGCCGGGCGGACGCGTGCTCGCGGTGCTCGGCGGGCGCGGTGGCGCCGGCGCCTCGGTGTTCGCCGCCGGGGTCGCCACCGTCGCGGCGAGAGCGGGGGAGCACCCGCTCCTGATCGACTGCGATCCACTCGGCGGCGGCCTGGATTTGTTGCTGGGCGCGGAAAACCACGGTCAGTCGCGCTGGTCCGACCTGCGCGTGGACTCCGGCAGGGTGCTGCTGTCCGCTTTGGACGAGGCCCTGCCGCGACGGGAGTGCGGGGCGGGCTGGTTCAGCTGGCTGTCGGCCGATGGCAGCCGTCCCAGCGGCGATGCCATCGCCGGCGTCGTGGAGTCGGCCCGCCGCGCCGGCCGCCTGGTGGTGTGCGACCTGCCGCGCCACCTCGGCGACGGCTCCGCCGAAGCCGCGGCGCGTGCCGACCTGGCCGTGGTGGTCGTCCCACTCGAACACCGAGCCTGCTCCGCCGCGAAGCACGTGGTCGCCCTCCTGCGAAGCGCGGGTGCAGACACCCGCATCGTCGCGCAGGGCCCCGCCCACACGGGCCCCACCGCCACCGAAGCCGCCACCCGCATCGGCGCCCCCCTGCTGGCCGAATACCGGCGAGAGTCCCGCCTCACCCGCTCCCTCGCCCGGGGCACCTACCCACCCCCACGCCGCCGAAGCCCCCTCCACTCCGCAGCGGTCGCCGCCCTAACCGCCCTCCCACGCCAGGAGCCCACCCCATGA
- a CDS encoding TadA family conjugal transfer-associated ATPase has protein sequence MTTDLVDRVRRRLAREGTGATALAEAVRAEANGIAGHQELLETLRMVRHEFVGAGPLEPLLADPDVTDVLVTAPTEVWVEGAEGLRKTEVAFADEDAVRRLAQRLATTAGRRLDDAQPFADGWIPGPHGRVRLHAVLPPLAPDGTCLSLRVLRPAKHDLAELQRLGTFGATGASVLRAIVAARLAFLVTGGTGAGKSTLLSALLGAVPPTERIVCVEDAGELHPSHPQFVRLVARPPNVEGVGEVTLRELVRQALRMRPDRLVVGEVRGREVCELLAALNTGHEGGSGTLHANSPNEVPARLEALAALGGLSRDAVHSQVAAAIRVVLHMVRGPDNTRRLAEIAVVRRGGDGLQVLTAWQDGIWTEHGPALRTLLPGDPGGKRC, from the coding sequence ATGACGACTGATCTCGTCGATCGGGTACGCCGTCGTCTGGCCAGGGAGGGCACCGGAGCCACGGCCCTCGCCGAAGCGGTGCGTGCCGAGGCGAATGGCATCGCCGGGCATCAGGAACTGCTCGAGACGCTCCGCATGGTCCGCCACGAGTTCGTCGGCGCCGGACCGCTTGAGCCGTTGCTCGCCGATCCCGACGTGACCGACGTGCTCGTCACCGCACCCACCGAAGTCTGGGTCGAGGGCGCGGAAGGCCTCCGCAAAACCGAGGTCGCCTTCGCTGACGAGGACGCGGTTCGGCGGCTCGCGCAGCGGCTGGCGACCACGGCCGGGCGTCGCCTCGATGACGCGCAGCCGTTTGCCGACGGCTGGATTCCCGGTCCACACGGCCGCGTCCGGCTGCACGCGGTCCTGCCACCGCTGGCGCCCGACGGCACCTGCCTGTCCCTCCGCGTGCTCCGTCCGGCCAAGCACGACCTCGCCGAACTCCAGCGCCTCGGCACCTTCGGCGCGACCGGCGCCTCGGTGCTCCGCGCGATCGTCGCCGCCCGGCTGGCCTTTTTGGTCACCGGCGGCACCGGTGCGGGGAAGAGCACGTTGCTGTCCGCCCTCCTCGGCGCGGTGCCGCCGACCGAACGCATCGTCTGCGTCGAAGACGCGGGCGAACTCCATCCCTCGCACCCGCAGTTCGTCCGGCTCGTCGCGCGACCGCCCAATGTGGAGGGTGTCGGCGAGGTCACGCTGCGCGAACTCGTTCGCCAGGCCCTGCGCATGCGTCCGGACCGACTGGTCGTCGGTGAGGTCCGCGGTCGCGAGGTATGCGAGTTGCTCGCCGCGCTCAATACCGGGCACGAAGGCGGCTCCGGCACGTTGCACGCCAATTCGCCGAACGAAGTCCCGGCGCGGCTTGAAGCGCTGGCGGCGCTGGGCGGGCTTTCACGCGATGCCGTGCACAGCCAGGTCGCTGCCGCGATCCGCGTTGTGCTGCACATGGTTCGCGGTCCGGACAACACGCGACGCCTCGCCGAGATCGCGGTGGTGCGCCGGGGCGGTGACGGGCTCCAGGTCCTCACGGCCTGGCAGGACGGCATCTGGACCGAGCATGGCCCCGCCCTGCGCACCCTGCTCCCGGGCGACCCCGGAGGCAAGAGATGCTGA
- a CDS encoding type II secretion system F family protein, producing the protein MTALLAAFLALGPAGPVAVLVLAAAGRYFWRSVAAGKARIAEAEGMAEAMRTMAAELDAGADPATAAETAAMDSPPETAKAVRAVSGAVRLGDDPNLSEGAAAQLARSWLLAHRHGLPMAGVLGAVRRDLDASLRFTRRVQATMAGPRMSAVVLAALPVAGIGLGEAIGARPVHLLANTGLGQLMLLLGAALLAAGVVWTARLTRISP; encoded by the coding sequence GTGACCGCTCTGCTGGCGGCCTTTCTCGCGCTCGGGCCGGCCGGGCCGGTGGCGGTCTTGGTTCTGGCCGCCGCGGGCCGGTACTTCTGGCGCTCGGTCGCGGCGGGCAAGGCGCGGATCGCGGAAGCCGAGGGCATGGCCGAGGCCATGCGCACGATGGCAGCCGAACTCGACGCCGGTGCCGATCCCGCCACGGCCGCCGAAACCGCCGCGATGGATTCGCCGCCCGAGACAGCCAAGGCGGTCCGGGCCGTGTCCGGTGCGGTCCGGCTGGGCGATGACCCGAACCTGTCCGAAGGCGCCGCCGCGCAACTGGCCCGCAGTTGGCTGCTGGCCCACCGCCACGGCCTGCCCATGGCCGGAGTGCTGGGCGCGGTACGCCGCGACCTCGATGCCAGCCTCCGGTTCACCAGGCGGGTCCAGGCCACCATGGCGGGGCCGAGGATGAGCGCGGTGGTGCTCGCCGCGCTGCCCGTGGCCGGGATCGGGCTCGGCGAGGCAATCGGCGCGCGGCCGGTGCACCTGCTGGCGAACACCGGGCTCGGGCAGCTGATGCTGCTGCTCGGCGCGGCGCTGCTCGCCGCGGGTGTGGTGTGGACGGCCCGGCTGACCAGGATCTCGCCGTGA
- a CDS encoding type II secretion system F family protein, translating into MDGPADQDLAVMAAAMALLAGAVALWPGMREIPRHVRKPPRLLLELTAVGLMAVLAGVGGMVVAIGLVLGMRFAARRPRVPSAADARRLAAGWDLLAAALRAGLPVPVAIRAVAAGAPDEVASALRSTAELLALGADPRDAWAAASTCADTAELARAARRTARSGSALAGVADALAERVRAAMRDQAEARAQRAGVLVTGPLGLCFLPAFLCWGVLPVLAGLAAQLTLP; encoded by the coding sequence GTGGACGGCCCGGCTGACCAGGATCTCGCCGTGATGGCCGCGGCGATGGCGTTGCTCGCCGGTGCCGTTGCGCTCTGGCCGGGAATGCGCGAGATCCCGCGTCACGTCAGGAAGCCGCCTCGGCTGCTGCTCGAACTGACCGCGGTGGGCCTGATGGCGGTGCTGGCCGGAGTCGGCGGCATGGTCGTGGCGATCGGGCTGGTGCTGGGCATGCGGTTCGCCGCTCGGCGGCCTCGGGTGCCTTCGGCGGCCGACGCCCGGCGGCTCGCGGCGGGCTGGGATCTGCTCGCCGCGGCGTTGCGGGCCGGGTTGCCGGTGCCGGTCGCGATCCGGGCGGTCGCCGCGGGCGCGCCGGACGAGGTGGCCTCGGCCCTGCGCTCGACAGCCGAACTGCTCGCGCTGGGCGCGGACCCCCGCGACGCCTGGGCGGCGGCGAGCACCTGCGCCGACACCGCTGAGCTGGCCAGAGCCGCTCGTCGCACGGCTCGGTCCGGTTCGGCGCTGGCCGGGGTCGCCGACGCGCTCGCCGAGCGGGTCCGAGCCGCGATGCGCGACCAGGCCGAGGCGCGGGCGCAGCGCGCCGGCGTGCTGGTCACCGGGCCGCTCGGCCTCTGTTTCCTGCCCGCCTTCCTCTGCTGGGGCGTGCTGCCCGTGCTCGCCGGGCTGGCGGCCCAGCTGACCCTGCCCTGA
- a CDS encoding TadE family type IV pilus minor pilin, with translation MRALDRGAVTVETAIALGALSGFFFLLIGGLVAMTDQLRCADAAREAARLVARGQPESAERAVREIGPAGAEYVVRPAGDAVTVEVAAGARLLPGLRLNGHAYALYEPEVVDRAPG, from the coding sequence ATGAGGGCGCTCGACCGCGGGGCGGTGACCGTGGAGACCGCCATCGCGCTCGGCGCCCTGTCCGGCTTCTTCTTCCTGCTCATCGGTGGCCTGGTGGCCATGACCGACCAACTGCGGTGCGCGGACGCGGCCAGGGAAGCGGCCCGGCTGGTCGCCCGCGGGCAGCCGGAGTCGGCCGAGCGGGCGGTGCGCGAGATCGGCCCGGCGGGTGCCGAGTACGTCGTGCGGCCGGCGGGTGACGCGGTCACCGTCGAGGTGGCCGCCGGGGCGAGGCTGCTGCCGGGGCTCCGGCTGAACGGTCACGCCTACGCGCTGTACGAACCGGAGGTGGTGGACCGTGCGCCGGGATGA
- a CDS encoding DUF4244 domain-containing protein, with the protein MNALELHRDAGSAAVEYTVVILVAAALAAVLFKLVTGGMVVDLLAALVEDALEAPG; encoded by the coding sequence ATGAACGCGCTCGAGCTGCACCGGGATGCCGGTTCCGCGGCCGTCGAATACACGGTGGTGATCTTGGTCGCCGCCGCGCTCGCCGCGGTGCTGTTCAAGTTGGTCACCGGCGGAATGGTCGTCGATCTGCTGGCGGCCCTGGTCGAGGACGCATTGGAGGCCCCGGGATGA
- a CDS encoding glycoside hydrolase family 3 protein — translation MNPADTPVKRQQAAQRQDDAETAEAKQSLARMTLEQKVGQLFVADVFGKSATEVHPSNQKKYGVGTAAEVVQKFGVGGVIYFNNPGTDNIDDPVQLAKFSNGLQKAALNSGAKLPLILSIDQEGGRVTRLGKPATEYPSSMAVGAGRSTEDAKRLATINGHELRAVGIAQNFAPDADINSNHLNPVIGSRSFSSDPALASSLVTAEIDGYQRSGRATETVSSAAKHFPGHGDAAEDSHTGLPEIDRTEQEWREIDLPPFKAAIEAGADSIMTAHITVPSLDPSGNPATLSKPIMGDLLRGELGYRGVVVTDSLQMAGVRKLHPDHEIPVLALEAGVDQMLMPPNLDVAINGVLDAVKSGRITEERINESVIRILKLKLKRGIFAQPMADVNAVKKKVGTPAHLADVQALTDRTTTVLRNDANLLPLKDPGKVLVTGYNRPDYPGYPAEPVAALAKALGATGLSTGTSPNADTVAKAVEAAKGADTVIVLTNGLRTSANQVNLVKSLQATGKPVIAVGVQEPYDPGYADVPTWAVTYDWREVTMNSLAKVLKGEISPQGKLPVNIPAADGQVLFPFGHGLSW, via the coding sequence ATGAACCCGGCCGACACCCCGGTGAAGCGGCAGCAGGCGGCCCAGCGGCAGGACGACGCCGAGACGGCCGAGGCGAAGCAGTCACTCGCCCGGATGACGCTGGAGCAGAAGGTCGGCCAGTTGTTCGTCGCCGACGTCTTCGGCAAGTCGGCCACCGAGGTGCACCCGAGCAACCAGAAGAAGTACGGCGTGGGCACCGCCGCCGAGGTGGTCCAGAAGTTCGGCGTCGGCGGGGTCATCTACTTCAACAACCCCGGCACCGACAACATCGACGACCCGGTCCAGCTCGCGAAGTTCTCCAACGGCCTGCAGAAGGCCGCGCTGAACTCGGGCGCGAAGCTGCCGCTGATCCTGTCGATCGACCAGGAGGGCGGCCGGGTCACCCGCCTCGGCAAGCCGGCCACCGAGTACCCCAGCAGCATGGCCGTCGGCGCGGGCCGCAGCACCGAGGACGCCAAGCGCCTGGCCACCATCAACGGGCACGAGCTGCGGGCCGTCGGCATCGCGCAGAACTTCGCGCCGGACGCGGACATCAACTCGAACCACCTCAACCCGGTGATCGGCTCGCGGTCGTTCTCCTCCGACCCGGCGCTGGCCAGTTCGCTGGTCACCGCGGAGATCGACGGCTACCAGCGGTCCGGCCGCGCCACCGAGACGGTGTCCAGCGCGGCCAAGCACTTCCCCGGCCACGGTGACGCCGCCGAGGACAGCCACACCGGCCTGCCCGAGATCGACCGCACCGAGCAGGAGTGGCGCGAGATCGACCTGCCGCCGTTCAAGGCGGCCATCGAGGCGGGCGCCGACTCGATCATGACCGCGCACATCACCGTGCCGAGCCTGGACCCGTCGGGCAATCCCGCCACGCTGTCCAAGCCGATCATGGGCGACCTGCTCCGCGGCGAACTCGGTTACCGCGGTGTGGTGGTCACCGACTCGCTCCAGATGGCCGGTGTGCGCAAGCTGCACCCGGACCACGAGATCCCGGTGCTCGCGCTGGAGGCAGGCGTCGACCAGATGCTCATGCCGCCGAACCTGGACGTGGCGATCAACGGCGTGCTCGACGCGGTGAAGAGCGGCCGGATCACCGAGGAGCGGATCAACGAGAGCGTCATCCGCATCCTCAAGCTGAAGCTCAAGCGCGGCATCTTCGCCCAGCCGATGGCGGACGTGAACGCGGTCAAGAAGAAGGTCGGCACGCCGGCGCACCTGGCCGACGTGCAGGCGCTGACCGACCGCACCACCACCGTGCTGCGCAACGATGCGAACCTGCTGCCGCTCAAGGACCCGGGCAAGGTGCTGGTCACCGGGTACAACCGGCCGGACTACCCGGGGTACCCGGCCGAGCCGGTCGCCGCGCTGGCGAAGGCGCTGGGCGCGACCGGCCTGTCCACCGGCACCAGCCCGAACGCGGACACCGTGGCGAAGGCGGTCGAAGCTGCCAAGGGCGCGGACACCGTGATCGTGCTGACCAACGGCCTGCGCACCAGCGCGAACCAGGTCAACCTGGTCAAGTCGCTGCAGGCCACCGGCAAGCCGGTGATCGCGGTCGGCGTGCAGGAGCCCTACGACCCCGGCTACGCGGACGTGCCGACCTGGGCGGTCACCTACGACTGGCGTGAGGTCACAATGAACTCGCTGGCGAAGGTGCTCAAGGGCGAGATCTCACCGCAGGGCAAGCTGCCGGTGAACATCCCGGCCGCGGACGGCCAGGTCCTCTTCCCCTTCGGCCACGGACTGAGCTGGTAA
- a CDS encoding HAD family hydrolase produces the protein MADPRFTPPESPVAAFFDLDKTIIASSSALAFSKPLLSRGLINRRAALKSAYAQLVFSLSGADASKTERMRAEISALCRGWDVSQVRAIVAETLHDVVDPLVYAEAAELIAEHREQGHDVIVLSATGEEVVAPIAEMLGATHSVATRMQIVDGRYSGEVDFYCYGENKAVAAKRLAAERGYDLSACAAYTDSSTDIPLLEVVGSPHVVNPDRTLRRLAAERGWPVLAFTHPVPLRNRLAGPAIAVGLGVGAVAAGATWYGLAKRRKGKEGKA, from the coding sequence GTGGCAGATCCCCGCTTCACGCCGCCGGAGTCCCCGGTGGCCGCGTTTTTCGACCTCGACAAGACGATCATCGCCTCGTCCAGCGCACTGGCGTTCAGCAAGCCGTTGCTCAGCCGCGGCCTGATCAACCGCCGCGCCGCGTTGAAGAGCGCGTACGCGCAGCTCGTGTTCTCCCTTTCCGGTGCCGACGCCAGCAAGACCGAACGGATGCGCGCGGAGATTTCCGCGCTGTGCCGGGGCTGGGACGTCTCGCAGGTCCGCGCGATCGTCGCGGAAACCCTGCACGACGTGGTCGATCCGCTGGTCTACGCCGAAGCCGCGGAACTGATCGCCGAGCACCGCGAGCAGGGCCACGACGTGATCGTGCTGTCGGCGACCGGCGAGGAAGTGGTCGCGCCGATCGCGGAAATGCTCGGTGCCACGCACAGCGTGGCCACTCGCATGCAGATCGTCGACGGCCGCTACTCGGGCGAAGTGGACTTCTACTGCTACGGCGAGAACAAGGCGGTCGCGGCGAAACGGCTCGCCGCCGAACGCGGGTACGACCTGTCCGCCTGCGCCGCCTACACCGACTCCAGCACCGACATCCCGCTCCTCGAAGTGGTCGGCAGCCCGCACGTGGTCAACCCGGACCGGACGCTGCGCCGGCTGGCCGCCGAACGCGGCTGGCCGGTGCTCGCCTTCACCCATCCCGTGCCGCTGCGGAACCGCCTCGCGGGTCCGGCCATCGCGGTCGGTCTCGGCGTGGGCGCGGTGGCCGCCGGAGCCACCTGGTACGGGCTGGCCAAGCGCCGGAAAGGCAAGGAAGGCAAGGCCTGA
- a CDS encoding exo-beta-N-acetylmuramidase NamZ domain-containing protein — protein sequence MGFSRRRLLGGAAAASLLTVGSASAQENETQHHGGVITGADQLAKQGWQQLAGRKLGVLSNPTGVLASLDHTVDSMVAAGVRPVAVFGPEHGFRGSAQAGGSEGDYVDPRTGVPVYDAYGADAAKLAGMLTKAGVDTVVFDIADVGARFYTYIWSMYTAMVAAAKTGAAFVVLDRPNPLGGRAYGPMLDPAFASGIGRKPIVQQHGMTVGELARYFAGEFLPAEGVEPPELEIIQVKGWRRDTFFAGTGLLWTPPSPNMPTPDTALAYPGTGLFEGTVFSEGRGTTRPFEIIGAPKLDWRWREALDELNLPGARFRENYFVPTFHKFVGETCGGVQLTVTDPRAFDAVRTGVAMLVTAKKVHPNLFGWRPDNFIDKLSGSARLRTMVDAGAGVDEIVGSWQGELADFDRRRRQYLLYK from the coding sequence ATGGGCTTCTCCCGAAGGCGACTGCTCGGCGGCGCGGCCGCGGCCTCCCTGCTGACCGTCGGCAGCGCGAGCGCGCAGGAAAACGAGACACAGCACCACGGCGGCGTGATCACCGGCGCGGACCAGCTGGCCAAGCAGGGCTGGCAGCAGCTCGCCGGGCGCAAGCTCGGCGTGCTGTCCAATCCGACCGGAGTGCTCGCGAGCCTCGACCACACCGTCGACTCGATGGTGGCCGCCGGCGTGCGCCCGGTGGCCGTCTTCGGGCCGGAGCACGGCTTCCGCGGCAGCGCGCAGGCAGGCGGTTCGGAAGGCGACTACGTCGACCCGCGCACCGGCGTCCCGGTGTACGACGCGTACGGCGCCGACGCCGCGAAGCTGGCCGGGATGCTGACCAAGGCGGGTGTGGACACCGTGGTGTTCGACATCGCCGACGTCGGCGCCCGCTTCTACACCTACATCTGGTCCATGTACACCGCGATGGTGGCCGCCGCGAAGACCGGCGCCGCCTTTGTCGTGCTGGACCGGCCGAACCCGCTCGGCGGCCGGGCGTACGGCCCGATGCTGGACCCGGCGTTCGCCTCGGGCATCGGGCGCAAGCCGATCGTGCAGCAGCACGGCATGACCGTCGGCGAGCTGGCGCGGTACTTCGCGGGCGAGTTCCTGCCCGCCGAGGGCGTCGAACCGCCGGAGCTGGAGATCATCCAGGTCAAGGGCTGGCGCCGGGACACCTTCTTCGCCGGGACCGGTCTGCTGTGGACACCGCCGAGCCCGAACATGCCGACGCCGGACACCGCGCTGGCGTATCCGGGCACCGGCCTGTTCGAGGGCACCGTGTTCTCCGAGGGCCGCGGCACCACCAGGCCGTTCGAGATCATCGGCGCGCCCAAGCTGGACTGGCGCTGGCGCGAGGCGCTCGACGAGCTGAACCTGCCGGGCGCGCGGTTCCGTGAGAACTACTTCGTGCCGACGTTCCACAAGTTCGTCGGCGAGACCTGCGGTGGCGTGCAGCTGACCGTCACCGATCCACGTGCCTTCGACGCGGTCCGCACCGGCGTGGCCATGCTGGTCACCGCGAAGAAGGTGCATCCGAACCTGTTCGGCTGGCGGCCGGACAACTTCATCGACAAGCTCTCCGGCTCGGCGCGGCTGCGGACCATGGTCGACGCGGGGGCGGGCGTGGACGAGATCGTCGGCTCGTGGCAGGGCGAGCTGGCGGACTTCGACCGCAGACGGCGGCAGTACCTGCTCTACAAGTAA
- a CDS encoding bifunctional DNA primase/polymerase has protein sequence MLDTDWSDSWRGAFRIELRAEAIGLAGRGWPVLPGTYPAVPESVTDQAGADPDWQSPVPVYPNWRDEVGAHPHRVAAWWTEAPYSLLVATGTVVDAVEVDDALGRRAACLLRALGQPAPIVAMPNGRWLFLTTAAGECPAALRDRESVRYHGEGSWIPLPPTPFHHGVVHWRVKPEVWGWRLPDAAVVHDVLSRALDGARVQLAVAEPSAA, from the coding sequence ATGTTGGACACAGACTGGTCGGACAGCTGGCGCGGCGCCTTCCGCATCGAACTGCGCGCCGAGGCGATCGGACTCGCCGGGCGTGGCTGGCCGGTGCTCCCGGGCACCTACCCGGCGGTTCCGGAGTCGGTGACTGACCAAGCCGGGGCCGACCCCGACTGGCAGAGCCCGGTCCCGGTGTACCCGAACTGGCGTGACGAGGTCGGCGCCCACCCGCACCGGGTCGCCGCCTGGTGGACCGAGGCGCCGTACAGCCTCCTGGTCGCCACCGGCACCGTGGTCGACGCGGTCGAGGTGGACGACGCGCTGGGCCGCCGCGCGGCCTGCCTGCTCCGCGCGCTCGGCCAGCCGGCGCCGATCGTGGCCATGCCGAACGGCCGGTGGCTGTTCCTCACCACCGCCGCCGGCGAGTGCCCCGCCGCACTGCGGGACCGCGAGTCGGTCCGGTACCACGGCGAGGGCAGCTGGATCCCGCTGCCGCCGACCCCGTTCCACCACGGGGTGGTGCACTGGCGGGTCAAGCCCGAGGTCTGGGGCTGGCGACTGCCGGACGCGGCCGTCGTGCACGACGTGCTTTCCCGCGCGCTCGACGGAGCGCGAGTTCAGCTGGCCGTCGCCGAACCGTCGGCGGCCTGA
- a CDS encoding Rv3654c family TadE-like protein, with product MRRDDGVATVWAASAVAALVLVATALYGLGAVVLARQRASAAADLAALAAAGAAIDGAEAACAKAGQVVAEMRVELAGCRLDGWDALVETRAGLPGPLARFPAASGRARAGPVDSSS from the coding sequence GTGCGCCGGGATGACGGGGTGGCCACCGTCTGGGCGGCGTCCGCGGTCGCGGCGCTGGTGCTGGTGGCCACCGCCCTGTACGGGCTGGGCGCCGTGGTGCTCGCCAGGCAGCGGGCGTCGGCCGCCGCCGATCTGGCGGCGCTCGCGGCGGCCGGAGCCGCGATCGACGGGGCCGAAGCCGCCTGCGCGAAGGCCGGGCAGGTGGTCGCGGAGATGCGCGTGGAGCTGGCCGGATGCCGGCTCGACGGGTGGGACGCGCTGGTCGAGACGCGGGCCGGGCTGCCGGGGCCGCTGGCCCGGTTCCCGGCGGCCTCGGGCAGGGCGCGAGCCGGGCCGGTCGACAGCTCGTCGTGA